In the Candidatus Eremiobacteraceae bacterium genome, one interval contains:
- a CDS encoding glycosyltransferase family 2 protein, whose amino-acid sequence MTAPIITVQMSTYNRRALLGRVMQALFEQDLDHSQYEIVLVDDGSTDGTYEDVIAGLRPTCALTVVRQRNAGLAAGRNAGIARARGELIMFMDDDVLATPGLLRAHIRCHRAHPRAICRGGVINVASFDELPPARYSWRNYSGAYFWTTNVSVPLALLTEAGAFDESFREYGWEDLDVGLRLRHMGVPSILAKDALVYHYKPPAPPSAFSGMRRQARAQARTAVQFIDKHPHWRVALATGQVAPLLWWSGVADSLGWPRVLERLAAPRSGEDGLPMGLRRWAATRLARAEYYDELRRARAARDVKR is encoded by the coding sequence ATGACCGCTCCGATCATCACCGTCCAGATGAGCACGTACAACCGGCGCGCGCTTCTCGGGCGCGTGATGCAAGCGCTGTTCGAGCAAGATCTGGACCATTCGCAGTACGAGATCGTGCTCGTCGACGACGGCTCGACCGACGGCACCTACGAAGACGTCATCGCCGGCCTGCGTCCGACGTGCGCGCTAACCGTCGTGCGCCAGCGCAACGCCGGCTTGGCCGCCGGGCGCAACGCGGGCATCGCGCGCGCGCGCGGCGAACTCATCATGTTCATGGACGACGACGTGCTGGCCACGCCGGGCCTGCTGCGCGCGCACATCCGCTGTCATCGCGCGCACCCGCGTGCGATCTGCCGCGGCGGCGTCATCAACGTGGCCTCGTTCGACGAACTGCCGCCCGCCCGATACTCGTGGCGCAATTACTCCGGCGCGTACTTTTGGACAACCAACGTCTCCGTGCCGCTCGCGCTGCTCACAGAAGCCGGCGCCTTTGACGAGAGCTTCCGCGAGTACGGCTGGGAGGATCTGGACGTCGGCCTGCGCCTGCGCCATATGGGCGTGCCGTCGATCCTTGCCAAGGACGCGCTCGTCTACCATTATAAGCCGCCCGCGCCGCCAAGCGCATTTTCAGGGATGAGGCGACAGGCGCGCGCTCAGGCACGCACCGCGGTGCAGTTCATCGACAAACATCCGCACTGGCGCGTCGCGCTTGCGACCGGCCAAGTCGCTCCGCTGTTGTGGTGGAGCGGGGTCGCCGATTCGCTCGGCTGGCCGCGCGTGCTGGAGCGTCTTGCCGCCCCACGGTCAGGCGAAGACGGCTTGCCGATGGGGCTGCGCCGCTGGGCCGCTACGCGGCTGGCGCGCGCGGAGTACTACGACGAATTGCGGCGCGCGCGCGCGGCGCGCGACGTGAAACGGTAG
- a CDS encoding glycosyltransferase family 9 protein gives MLSTPAIASFRRSWPDAHIDLLVSDYNEPIVRYNPDVDALHVLPRSASRAEASVLAAGLGRDADVAVALAPRTPDYRLALWSHAPRRLGYVYRRRYLSRFAARFMLTQHAISEADPDLADRYPDRPVAHEVHQVLALVRLAGGDMLTDALVLDVGDEARTVAAALVPAGAIGVNLAPRWFENDFGAGATRTLIERLAAEHKDVLVTYGTDVRDAAGRLREAVVAPNVVWSGEAPALEWAASIGRCAVLITVDCGAVHVAAAQGVPVVGVYERRYFRLSSQEWSPWRVPSVVLCKPPLGAEMTPIIDDVLSGVRALLCRPSPAIRSRI, from the coding sequence GTGCTCTCCACGCCGGCGATCGCGTCGTTCCGGCGTTCGTGGCCGGACGCCCATATCGATCTCTTGGTCTCAGACTACAACGAGCCGATCGTGCGCTACAATCCTGACGTCGACGCGCTCCACGTGCTGCCGCGATCGGCTTCCCGCGCCGAGGCAAGCGTGCTCGCCGCGGGTCTCGGACGCGACGCAGATGTCGCGGTCGCGCTCGCTCCGCGCACGCCGGACTATCGCCTGGCGCTCTGGTCGCATGCCCCGCGGCGCCTCGGCTACGTCTATCGCCGCCGCTACCTCTCCCGGTTCGCCGCGCGCTTCATGCTCACGCAGCACGCGATCTCGGAAGCCGACCCGGATCTCGCCGATCGCTATCCGGACCGCCCGGTCGCGCACGAGGTGCATCAGGTGCTCGCGCTCGTACGGCTTGCGGGAGGCGACATGCTCACCGATGCGCTCGTGCTCGACGTCGGCGACGAGGCACGAACTGTCGCAGCCGCCCTCGTGCCCGCGGGCGCCATCGGCGTGAACCTCGCGCCTCGCTGGTTCGAAAACGACTTCGGTGCGGGCGCGACGCGCACGCTGATCGAGCGGCTCGCCGCCGAGCACAAGGACGTGCTCGTGACCTACGGAACCGACGTGCGCGATGCCGCGGGGCGTCTGCGCGAAGCGGTCGTCGCGCCCAACGTCGTGTGGTCCGGTGAGGCGCCCGCGTTGGAATGGGCGGCCTCCATCGGCAGATGCGCGGTGCTCATCACCGTGGATTGCGGCGCCGTGCATGTCGCGGCCGCGCAAGGCGTGCCCGTGGTCGGCGTGTACGAGCGGCGCTACTTCCGGCTGAGCTCGCAGGAATGGAGTCCGTGGCGCGTGCCGTCGGTCGTGCTGTGCAAGCCGCCGCTCGGCGCCGAGATGACGCCGATCATCGACGACGTGCTTTCCGGCGTGCGCGCGCTGCTGTGCCGGCCCAGCCCAGCGATCCGATCCAGGATATGA
- a CDS encoding glycosyltransferase has product MKLSVVVPTYNRVDTLREVLPSLLGQTLPAREYEIIVADSRSADGTAELIARLAQAAGAPALRHLPGDYAGRASARNAGIAAASAPLVLFTDADIIASPDLLERHVADHGAAAHRVAVVGCELQVNSLADYQTQRDHPEVRKPLHPASKRRLSWLYFLTGNASVRRDDLLAVGAFDEDFTGYGHEDLELGYRLQKAGVELRYDPDAINYHWHPVGYQEQKSKMELAGVSTVRFYRKHRDVAVMANLGMTPLSLALHSLLQAAGPVRRAIERAAEGQEAPRKNTWPFIARQIAYQYHYLNGVKRALREPDGARRT; this is encoded by the coding sequence ATGAAGCTCTCGGTCGTCGTCCCGACCTACAACCGCGTCGACACGTTGCGGGAAGTGTTGCCCTCGCTGCTGGGCCAAACGCTGCCCGCGCGCGAGTATGAGATCATCGTCGCTGATTCGCGGAGCGCCGACGGCACGGCGGAGCTCATCGCGCGCCTCGCACAAGCGGCAGGCGCACCGGCGCTGCGCCATCTTCCGGGCGACTACGCCGGCCGCGCCTCGGCGCGCAATGCCGGCATCGCAGCGGCTAGCGCGCCGCTCGTCCTCTTCACCGACGCCGACATCATCGCGTCTCCCGATCTGCTGGAACGCCACGTCGCCGATCACGGTGCCGCCGCGCATCGCGTGGCCGTGGTCGGGTGCGAGCTGCAGGTGAATTCGCTTGCGGATTATCAGACGCAGCGCGACCATCCGGAGGTCCGCAAGCCGCTCCATCCGGCGTCGAAACGCCGGCTCTCGTGGCTCTACTTCTTGACCGGCAATGCCTCCGTGCGGCGCGATGACCTGCTCGCGGTCGGCGCCTTCGATGAGGACTTCACGGGCTATGGCCACGAAGATCTCGAGCTGGGCTACCGGCTGCAAAAGGCCGGCGTCGAACTGCGCTACGACCCGGACGCGATCAACTACCATTGGCACCCGGTCGGCTACCAAGAGCAGAAGAGCAAGATGGAGCTGGCGGGCGTCTCCACCGTGCGCTTCTACCGCAAGCATCGCGACGTGGCGGTCATGGCGAACCTCGGGATGACGCCGCTGTCGCTCGCCTTGCACTCGCTGCTGCAAGCGGCAGGACCGGTGCGCCGTGCGATCGAGCGTGCGGCTGAAGGCCAGGAGGCGCCGCGCAAGAACACATGGCCCTTCATAGCGCGCCAGATCGCCTACCAATACCACTACTTGAACGGGGTGAAGCGCGCGTTGCGCGAGCCCGACGGAGCCAGACGCACGTGA
- the aspS gene encoding aspartate--tRNA ligase — translation MTSAGQSSAYRFVTCGEIGVVDEGARVGVRGWVNSTRDHGGLIFIDVRDRFGMTQVVFDPRTTDKASYETAGHLRSEDVILAIGPVRRRPAGTENANLATGTVEVAVDTLEVLNKSKTPPFPLHGDSDVDESLRMKYRYIDLRRPQMQRNIALRHRAVKAARDYLDAQGFLEIETPLLIKQTPEGARDFLVPSRLHPGEFYALPQSPQLFKQLLMVGGFHRYFQIARCLRDEDARADRQPEFSQIDIELTFPTQEDVIGVIEGTLAHMFERALGTDVVPPFRRLTFAQAMAGYGSDKPDLRFEMQLADFSPAFAGTEFKIFAAALAKGDAIIGLVDPGGASRSRREFDALAQTAASEWGAKGLAWIALASDGVKTSLPKAALDDKTLAQLRAIGTASDGDALFFVADERAAAQTIAGKLRLHLGTERGLRDPARFVFCWVLDFPLFEKDPQTGAIGPMHHPFTAPAPGQDLSKDDPLHVRAQHYDVVLNGSELGSGSIRIHDPNMQRKVFELLGYSEEQVAHRFGFLLEAFAYGAPPHGGMALGIDRIIQLMVGAESIREVIAFPKNQKFQDLMIDAPSSIEPQLLRELRLKIEQPRSPGQPSSPGLLRPGESRSDL, via the coding sequence GTGACATCAGCCGGTCAGAGCAGCGCATATCGATTCGTCACCTGCGGCGAAATCGGCGTCGTGGACGAGGGCGCGCGCGTGGGCGTCCGCGGCTGGGTGAACAGCACGCGCGATCACGGCGGACTGATCTTCATCGACGTGCGCGACCGCTTCGGAATGACCCAGGTGGTCTTCGATCCGCGCACGACCGACAAGGCCTCGTACGAGACCGCCGGTCATCTGCGTTCGGAAGACGTCATCCTCGCGATCGGACCCGTTCGGCGCCGGCCGGCCGGGACCGAGAACGCGAATCTCGCCACCGGCACGGTCGAGGTGGCGGTCGACACGCTTGAAGTGCTCAACAAGTCGAAGACGCCGCCGTTCCCGCTGCACGGCGATAGCGACGTCGACGAGAGCTTGCGCATGAAATACCGCTACATCGACTTGCGCCGGCCGCAGATGCAGCGCAACATCGCGCTGCGCCATCGCGCCGTCAAAGCGGCGCGCGACTACCTCGACGCGCAAGGCTTCCTCGAGATCGAGACGCCGCTGCTGATCAAGCAGACGCCCGAAGGGGCGCGCGATTTTCTCGTGCCCAGCCGCCTGCACCCGGGAGAGTTCTACGCGCTGCCGCAATCGCCGCAGCTGTTCAAGCAGCTGCTCATGGTCGGCGGATTCCATCGCTATTTCCAGATCGCGCGCTGCCTTCGCGACGAGGACGCCCGCGCCGACCGCCAGCCCGAGTTCTCGCAGATCGACATCGAGCTGACGTTCCCGACCCAAGAAGACGTCATCGGGGTGATCGAGGGGACGCTCGCGCACATGTTCGAGCGCGCGCTGGGCACCGACGTCGTGCCGCCGTTCCGCCGCCTGACCTTCGCGCAAGCCATGGCCGGCTACGGCTCGGACAAACCCGACCTGCGTTTCGAGATGCAGCTGGCGGATTTCTCGCCGGCTTTTGCCGGGACCGAGTTCAAGATCTTCGCCGCGGCGCTCGCCAAGGGCGACGCGATCATCGGGCTGGTCGATCCGGGTGGCGCCAGCCGCTCGCGGCGCGAGTTCGATGCGCTTGCCCAGACGGCTGCGTCCGAGTGGGGAGCCAAGGGATTGGCATGGATCGCGCTTGCGTCCGACGGCGTCAAGACCTCGTTGCCTAAAGCAGCCCTTGACGACAAGACCCTGGCGCAGCTGCGCGCCATCGGCACCGCCTCAGACGGCGACGCGCTGTTCTTCGTCGCGGACGAACGCGCGGCGGCGCAGACGATCGCCGGCAAGTTGCGATTGCACCTCGGCACGGAGCGCGGCCTGCGCGATCCTGCGCGCTTCGTGTTCTGCTGGGTGCTCGACTTCCCGCTGTTCGAGAAAGATCCGCAGACCGGGGCGATCGGCCCCATGCACCATCCGTTCACCGCGCCGGCACCGGGCCAAGACCTGTCCAAGGACGATCCGCTGCACGTGCGCGCGCAGCATTACGACGTCGTCCTCAACGGATCGGAGCTGGGCAGCGGGTCGATCCGCATCCACGATCCGAACATGCAGCGCAAGGTGTTCGAACTGCTGGGCTACAGCGAGGAGCAGGTGGCGCACCGCTTCGGATTCTTGCTCGAGGCGTTCGCGTATGGCGCGCCGCCGCACGGCGGCATGGCGCTCGGCATCGACCGCATCATCCAGCTCATGGTGGGCGCAGAGTCGATCCGCGAGGTCATCGCGTTTCCGAAGAACCAGAAGTTCCAAGATCTTATGATCGACGCGCCGTCGAGCATCGAGCCGCAGCTGCTGCGCGAGCTGCGCCTCAAGATCGAACAACCCAGGAGCCCCGGCCAGCCCAGTAGTCCCGGCCTCTTGAGGCCGGGGGAATCGAGGAGCGATTTGTGA
- a CDS encoding halocarboxylic acid dehydrogenase DehI family protein: MTITLVREPDAVDERVREAYRDIKASLRVPVVSSLFQAYAAVPRFLDYTWRRLRPNVLAKPFVDHARALGEQTERAAATWPLADHAAQLRARNVGEGDIVRMREIAAMVVDVDPKLLVIAHAVRLAMSGAQVGGAGTGTHQFSGDEERLARDYRGLSVAIIEERDAPLRVRAVYEEIKAASGAPFVSGEYRAMAAFPDWLEIFWHDMKAAMQTPRFAALCREVDDAAITAARHLPYVFNLREDALVRVEVSADERARITRANDVFCEMLPGVIIGTALAHRALNQSEPSS, translated from the coding sequence GTGACTATAACGCTGGTACGCGAACCCGACGCCGTCGACGAACGGGTGCGCGAGGCATACCGGGATATCAAAGCCAGCCTGCGCGTGCCCGTCGTGAGCAGCCTCTTTCAGGCGTATGCGGCCGTGCCGCGCTTCCTCGACTACACGTGGCGGCGCCTGCGGCCGAACGTGCTCGCGAAACCGTTCGTCGACCATGCGCGCGCGTTGGGCGAACAGACCGAGCGCGCCGCGGCGACCTGGCCGCTTGCCGATCATGCCGCGCAGCTGCGCGCGCGCAACGTCGGCGAGGGCGACATCGTGCGCATGCGCGAGATCGCAGCCATGGTCGTCGACGTCGACCCCAAGCTGCTGGTCATCGCGCATGCCGTCCGCCTGGCGATGAGCGGCGCCCAGGTCGGCGGCGCCGGAACCGGGACCCATCAGTTCAGCGGCGACGAAGAGCGCCTGGCGCGCGACTACCGCGGCCTGAGCGTGGCGATCATCGAAGAGCGCGACGCTCCGCTGCGCGTGCGCGCTGTGTACGAGGAGATCAAAGCGGCCAGCGGCGCGCCGTTCGTGAGCGGCGAGTATCGCGCCATGGCGGCGTTTCCCGACTGGCTCGAGATCTTTTGGCACGACATGAAGGCCGCGATGCAGACGCCGCGCTTCGCCGCCTTATGCCGCGAGGTCGACGACGCGGCGATCACCGCCGCGCGCCATCTGCCGTACGTCTTCAACCTGCGCGAAGACGCGCTGGTGCGCGTGGAGGTGAGCGCGGACGAGCGCGCGCGCATCACGCGCGCGAACGACGTCTTCTGCGAGATGCTGCCAGGGGTGATCATCGGCACGGCGCTCGCGCATCGCGCGCTGAACCAAAGCGAACCCTCTTCGTAG
- a CDS encoding DUF2079 domain-containing protein, translated as MAGDLRADTSARRLLWAAVAAFAALGCALAADRYLTYGYGADLGLYTQTIASAFHGFSNQVEHGNHFMVHFSPVYYLLAPLLFLARSPLTLQLIQVAACALTAPAIYLIARKRTDPHLAALIACVTLLYPPLVAMSLGEVHENGMAPATLAWLLWAVDARRFGWAALFAALALCIKEDQALILAVLGGGYLILSLRKRDRAGALFGGSVAVASLAVLALYFDVIQPNAGGRYFVADFYLAHDADLPHGAAIVLERLTFLLEVFVPLLFLPFASRWLWLAVPGLVEVLSSRWPVTYTMGTHYAGVWLSYVLAAFAVGLAGIAASDAARARLLVKICMGACVLNLIVASPTHWAHYYHLRSARDASLDRIIAKVPPDAVVGSFDEAYTHLSLDPNARIGMYVTPDYFVYDASYDGLTWRTNIVPRLAAVVCGGYFQPIAKDGSVTLFKRIKDVPDEVYARARISPPTCAL; from the coding sequence GTGGCTGGCGACCTGCGCGCGGACACGAGCGCCAGGCGCCTCTTGTGGGCGGCCGTCGCGGCGTTCGCGGCGCTTGGCTGTGCGCTTGCGGCCGACCGCTACCTGACCTACGGCTACGGCGCGGATCTCGGGCTGTACACACAGACCATCGCGTCGGCGTTCCACGGCTTCTCCAACCAGGTCGAGCACGGCAATCACTTCATGGTCCATTTCTCGCCGGTGTACTATCTGCTGGCGCCGCTGCTCTTCCTCGCGCGCTCGCCGCTGACGCTTCAACTGATCCAGGTGGCGGCGTGCGCGCTCACCGCGCCGGCGATCTACCTGATCGCGCGCAAGCGGACGGATCCGCACCTGGCGGCGCTGATCGCATGCGTGACGCTGCTGTACCCGCCGCTGGTCGCCATGTCGCTGGGTGAGGTCCACGAGAACGGCATGGCGCCGGCCACGCTCGCGTGGCTGCTGTGGGCGGTCGACGCCAGGCGTTTCGGCTGGGCCGCGCTTTTCGCCGCGCTTGCGCTGTGCATCAAGGAAGATCAAGCGCTCATCCTCGCGGTCCTGGGAGGCGGATACCTGATTCTGTCCCTGCGCAAACGCGATCGTGCGGGAGCGCTGTTCGGCGGATCCGTCGCCGTCGCGTCGTTGGCGGTGCTGGCCCTGTATTTCGACGTCATACAGCCGAATGCGGGCGGCCGGTATTTCGTGGCCGATTTCTACCTCGCGCACGACGCTGATCTGCCGCACGGCGCCGCGATCGTGCTCGAACGATTGACCTTCTTGCTCGAGGTCTTCGTGCCGTTGCTCTTCTTGCCGTTCGCATCCCGCTGGCTATGGCTTGCCGTTCCTGGGCTGGTCGAAGTGCTTTCGTCGCGCTGGCCCGTCACCTACACGATGGGCACGCACTATGCCGGCGTCTGGCTATCGTACGTGCTGGCCGCGTTCGCAGTCGGACTGGCGGGGATCGCCGCGAGCGACGCGGCGCGGGCGCGCCTGCTCGTCAAGATCTGCATGGGCGCGTGCGTCCTGAACCTCATCGTCGCGAGCCCGACGCACTGGGCGCACTACTACCATCTGCGCAGCGCGCGCGACGCGTCGTTGGACCGCATCATCGCCAAAGTGCCGCCCGATGCGGTGGTGGGCTCGTTCGACGAGGCGTACACCCACCTGTCGCTCGATCCTAACGCGCGGATCGGCATGTACGTGACGCCGGACTACTTCGTGTATGACGCGAGTTACGATGGCCTCACGTGGCGGACGAACATCGTGCCGCGCCTTGCCGCTGTCGTGTGCGGCGGCTACTTCCAACCGATCGCGAAAGACGGCAGCGTGACGCTTTTCAAACGGATCAAAGACGTGCCTGACGAGGTCTACGCGCGCGCCCGCATATCCCCGCCGACGTGCGCCCTCTGA
- a CDS encoding peptidase C39 family protein produces MGNLAYAALLAALSTLAGTHIVNGGVADPNDRIWFVDPTAASAAVERSAQVPGGFVTAIASWNVQTPGGSSVAVELRARIGARWTRWYSMGMWSADLQGGKRRSVDGQKDADGRVDTDTLTLAARADAFDVRVTPSAGSDGSLPVVRLLAVATSLAPDGGGSARPAGGLVAELPVPERSQRIATSPDAKGGGGDSWCSPTSVSMVMAYWARVRSQPRWDIDVAQVADGVYDPVYDGCGNWPFNVAFASEHGLAGFVRQFPSLDDVAQLVARGVPVIASIAVKPGELDGTPYPKTEGHLLVVRGFTSAGDVIVNDPYALPGAIRRVYRRDQFARVWQGGSNGTVYIIAPPDIVQMLR; encoded by the coding sequence ATGGGAAATCTAGCATATGCGGCACTGCTGGCCGCGCTGTCGACCCTTGCCGGAACCCATATCGTGAACGGCGGCGTAGCCGATCCCAACGACCGCATATGGTTCGTGGATCCCACCGCAGCCTCGGCAGCCGTAGAGCGCAGCGCGCAGGTGCCGGGCGGCTTCGTGACCGCGATCGCCTCCTGGAACGTGCAAACGCCCGGCGGCTCGAGCGTCGCCGTCGAGTTGCGCGCGCGCATCGGCGCGCGCTGGACCCGTTGGTATTCGATGGGCATGTGGAGCGCGGACTTGCAGGGCGGCAAGCGCCGCTCGGTGGACGGGCAAAAGGACGCAGACGGACGGGTGGACACCGACACGTTGACGCTTGCGGCGCGCGCCGATGCGTTCGACGTGCGCGTGACGCCGTCGGCTGGAAGCGACGGTTCGCTACCGGTCGTGCGCTTGCTCGCTGTCGCGACGTCGCTGGCGCCCGACGGCGGCGGCTCGGCCCGCCCCGCCGGCGGTCTGGTCGCAGAACTGCCCGTGCCCGAGCGCAGCCAACGCATCGCGACGTCGCCGGACGCCAAGGGCGGGGGCGGCGATTCGTGGTGCAGTCCGACCAGCGTGTCGATGGTGATGGCGTATTGGGCGCGCGTGCGCAGCCAGCCGCGATGGGATATCGATGTCGCGCAGGTGGCCGACGGCGTCTACGATCCGGTGTACGACGGCTGCGGCAACTGGCCGTTCAACGTCGCGTTCGCGTCCGAGCACGGCCTAGCCGGATTCGTACGGCAGTTCCCTTCCCTTGACGACGTCGCGCAGCTCGTCGCACGCGGCGTGCCGGTGATCGCGAGCATCGCGGTCAAGCCCGGCGAACTCGATGGCACGCCGTATCCGAAGACCGAAGGGCACCTGCTGGTCGTCCGCGGCTTCACCTCGGCCGGGGACGTCATCGTCAACGATCCGTACGCCTTGCCCGGCGCTATCCGGCGCGTCTACCGGCGCGATCAGTTCGCGCGCGTGTGGCAGGGCGGCTCGAACGGGACGGTGTACATCATCGCTCCGCCCGATATCGTCCAGATGCTGCGTTAG
- a CDS encoding peptide ABC transporter substrate-binding protein: MARARRDAVRSAGIALFAILVLGGCGVSHGRMNSTAPGKGAGNPWTVHGVVRFSEQEEPNTLLKMFSNQESADDVSALLFEPLFRFDERERPVPALATAFPSLDNGLVSKDGLRITFRLRPDAVWSDGVPVTADDVIFTWHAIVDGNNPVTHTAGYDKIRTIIADNPHQVTMILRQPFAPAVYLFSEGDFPPLPKHLLAGYRTLNDIPYDAAPIGDGPFMLKRWEHGSELVFAANPRYWRGRPKLDEVVIKIIPNTDTAMQLLRSHEIDVIDGVQKAHVRELADAPGIRVYVHLIAAYRHLDFNLKNPILADAAVRRALARGIDFERIMKTVYAGYARRASTDIPPFSWAASDLAPIPYDPDEARRTLDDAGWRVAADGIREKAGERLALSISSAAGNRAAESAEALIAQQLKSIGVELAIKNYAGPLLFDERGPLYGGTYDMAWIENTEGVDPDDLAAWGCDYFPRAGANTDFYCDPRVDALLRDAQRQADQDARRRDYRQAWVIMLRDVPAVIVYWDKSVVAANSDLRNYKTSPVITDFWNCWEWEI; encoded by the coding sequence GTGGCGCGCGCGCGTCGCGATGCCGTGAGAAGCGCCGGCATCGCGCTCTTCGCCATCCTCGTGCTCGGCGGATGCGGCGTATCGCACGGTCGAATGAATTCGACCGCTCCAGGGAAAGGCGCTGGGAATCCGTGGACCGTGCACGGCGTCGTGCGTTTTTCGGAACAAGAAGAGCCGAACACGCTCCTCAAGATGTTCTCGAACCAGGAATCGGCCGACGACGTCAGCGCGCTGCTCTTCGAGCCGCTCTTCCGCTTCGATGAACGAGAGCGGCCGGTGCCGGCGCTTGCGACGGCCTTCCCCAGCCTGGACAACGGCCTTGTCAGCAAGGACGGGTTGCGCATCACCTTCCGCCTGCGCCCGGACGCGGTGTGGTCAGACGGTGTGCCGGTGACGGCCGACGACGTCATCTTCACCTGGCACGCGATCGTGGATGGGAACAACCCGGTAACCCACACGGCTGGGTATGACAAGATCCGGACGATCATCGCGGACAATCCGCACCAGGTGACGATGATCTTGCGCCAGCCCTTCGCGCCGGCGGTCTACTTGTTCTCCGAAGGCGACTTTCCGCCGCTGCCCAAGCATCTGCTCGCCGGTTACCGCACGCTGAACGATATCCCGTACGACGCCGCTCCCATCGGAGACGGTCCGTTCATGCTCAAACGTTGGGAGCATGGCTCCGAGCTTGTGTTCGCCGCCAACCCCCGCTATTGGCGCGGGCGCCCGAAACTCGACGAAGTGGTCATCAAGATCATCCCGAACACCGACACCGCGATGCAGCTGCTGCGCTCGCACGAGATCGACGTCATCGACGGCGTCCAAAAGGCGCACGTCCGCGAACTTGCGGACGCCCCCGGCATCCGCGTCTACGTGCATCTCATCGCCGCCTACCGGCACCTCGATTTCAACCTCAAGAATCCGATCCTGGCCGACGCGGCGGTGCGCCGCGCGCTCGCTCGCGGCATCGACTTCGAGCGCATCATGAAGACGGTCTACGCCGGCTACGCGCGACGTGCTTCGACCGACATACCGCCGTTTTCGTGGGCGGCGAGCGATCTTGCACCCATCCCATACGACCCCGACGAAGCGAGGCGCACGCTTGACGATGCCGGTTGGCGGGTGGCGGCGGACGGCATCCGCGAAAAGGCCGGCGAACGCTTGGCGCTCTCGATCTCCAGTGCGGCGGGCAACCGCGCTGCCGAGTCCGCCGAGGCGCTGATCGCGCAGCAGCTCAAGTCTATCGGCGTCGAGCTTGCGATCAAGAACTATGCCGGGCCGCTGCTCTTCGACGAACGCGGTCCGTTGTACGGCGGCACGTACGATATGGCGTGGATCGAGAACACGGAAGGGGTCGATCCCGACGATCTCGCGGCCTGGGGCTGCGATTACTTCCCGCGTGCCGGCGCGAACACCGACTTCTACTGCGACCCGCGCGTGGACGCGCTGCTGCGCGACGCGCAGCGGCAGGCCGATCAAGACGCGCGCCGGCGCGATTACCGCCAAGCGTGGGTCATCATGCTCCGCGATGTCCCCGCGGTCATCGTCTATTGGGATAAGAGCGTCGTCGCGGCGAACTCCGATCTGCGCAACTACAAGACGTCTCCGGTCATCACGGATTTTTGGAACTGCTGGGAATGGGAAATCTAG
- a CDS encoding DUF1611 domain-containing protein, translating into MAARRYAILTEGQLVDRRAKTAHGVIQYGRDEIAAVIDSRYAGRDVADVLPRLHRSAPIVASLRESLAYRPTSLLLGVANQGGFIPDDFRPHILAAIDAGLEIVSGLHQLLRDDAEFVARARRSGSNLWDVRVPPDDIPLFSGAAYRAAQVVALAVGSDCAVGKKSVMIELDRAARAAGDRSEFVATGQTGTLIAGKGIVVDRVISDFITGAAEQLVLGVARDARYALVEGQGSLWHPAYAPVTVGLLYGCAPDVLVMCIDTEREAVEEYGVTLPALPDMIAAHEALLAPIKAASVAVVAVNTSSLDDAQARAAIAQAEASSGLPADDVVRYGGARLWNALRDAAQRTGKWRARVAMP; encoded by the coding sequence ATGGCAGCGCGCCGCTACGCGATCCTGACCGAAGGCCAGCTCGTCGACCGGCGGGCGAAAACCGCGCATGGAGTCATCCAGTACGGCCGCGACGAGATCGCGGCGGTGATCGATTCCCGTTATGCGGGGCGCGACGTCGCTGATGTGCTGCCGCGCCTGCACAGATCTGCGCCGATCGTCGCGTCGCTGCGCGAGTCGCTTGCTTATCGCCCGACCTCATTGCTGCTCGGGGTGGCGAATCAAGGCGGTTTCATACCCGACGATTTTCGTCCGCACATCCTCGCGGCGATCGACGCCGGGCTTGAGATCGTCAGCGGTCTGCATCAGTTGCTGCGCGACGACGCCGAGTTCGTCGCCCGCGCGCGCCGCTCGGGCTCCAACCTGTGGGACGTGCGCGTGCCGCCTGACGACATCCCGCTGTTCTCCGGAGCGGCGTATCGCGCCGCCCAGGTGGTCGCACTTGCGGTCGGCAGCGACTGCGCCGTCGGAAAAAAATCGGTGATGATCGAGCTGGATCGAGCGGCCCGCGCCGCCGGCGACCGCAGCGAGTTCGTCGCGACCGGCCAGACCGGCACGCTGATCGCGGGCAAGGGCATCGTCGTCGATCGCGTCATCTCGGATTTCATCACCGGCGCCGCCGAGCAGCTTGTGCTGGGCGTCGCTCGGGATGCTCGCTATGCGCTGGTCGAAGGACAGGGAAGTCTGTGGCATCCCGCATATGCGCCGGTCACCGTCGGTCTACTGTACGGCTGCGCCCCCGACGTGCTCGTGATGTGCATCGACACGGAGCGCGAGGCGGTCGAGGAGTACGGCGTAACGCTCCCCGCTTTGCCTGACATGATCGCCGCGCACGAAGCGCTGCTCGCCCCCATCAAAGCGGCAAGCGTGGCGGTCGTCGCGGTCAACACCTCAAGTCTTGACGATGCGCAAGCGCGTGCGGCGATCGCGCAGGCCGAGGCGAGCTCCGGCCTGCCCGCCGACGACGTCGTGCGCTACGGCGGCGCGCGCTTGTGGAACGCGTTGCGCGACGCCGCGCAGCGTACGGGTAAGTGGCGCGCGCGCGTCGCGATGCCGTGA